In Phocoena sinus isolate mPhoSin1 chromosome X, mPhoSin1.pri, whole genome shotgun sequence, a genomic segment contains:
- the PNMA6A gene encoding LOW QUALITY PROTEIN: paraneoplastic antigen-like protein 6A (The sequence of the model RefSeq protein was modified relative to this genomic sequence to represent the inferred CDS: inserted 3 bases in 2 codons): protein MARPSPGRRGGSALGYHCAPAPRPATLVCTGKSFLPIALAPHRRKLRAVAVTMLQDQCRWMGVSAHRGLLILGIPEHCXTAALVELHRKVDYALVPREIPSTRGPWNMVFVPRCSGEEFLGRVFPFLWQQGQTVESVAGALGLRLGLRRVCWLPSISQVVQPWVKTLRYQRLGVFSGRDQPDPGEESFEVWLDHTSDMLHVWRGVLERERRRSRLMEGLRGMALQFVHRILVENPARTAQDCLAALIQVFGDNKSQATIWVKCXAQQQSGECLSAFVLRTEALLHKAVKKGTLTRA from the exons ATGGCCCGGCCATCACCGGGGCGCCGCGGAGGGTCCGCGCTCGGCTACCACTGTGCCCCCGCCCCGA ggccaGCCACCCTGGTCTGCACCGGGAAAAGTTTCCTACCCATAGCATTAGCCCCGCACCGGAGGAAACTGCGGGCGGTGGCGGTGACGATGCTGCAGGACCAGTGCAGGTGGATGGGCGTCAGCGCTCACAGGGGCCTGCTCATCCTGGGCATCCCGGAACACTG CACTGCGGCCCTGGTCGAGCTTCACCGGAAAGTCGATTATGCTTTGGTCCCCAGGGAAATCCCAAGCACTAGAGGTCCCTGGAACATGGTCTTTGTGCCCCGATGCTCAGGAGAGGAGTTTCTAGGTCGCGTGTTCCCCTTCCTGTGGCAACAGGGGCAGACGGTGGAGAGTGTGGCCGGTGccctggggctgaggctggggctgcGCAGGGTGTGCTGGCTCCCATCCATCAGTCAGGTGGTCCAGCCTTGGGTGAAGACCCTGCGGTACCAGCGCCTGGGCGTGTTTTCCGGGAGGGACCAGCCGGACCCCGGGGAGGAGTCCTTTGAGGTCTGGCTAGACCATACCTCTGACATGCTGCATGTGTGGCGTGGGGTTTtggaaagggagaggaggaggagcaggCTGATGGAAGGCCTGCGAGGGATGGCCCTGCAGTTTGTGCACAGGATCCTGGTGGAGAACCCTGCCAGGACTGCACAGGACTGCCTGGCGGCTTTGATCCAGGTGTTTGGAGACAACAAGTCCCAGGCGACCATCTGGGTGAAGT TTGCTCAACAGCAATCAGGTGAGTGCCTCTCTGCTTTTGTGTTGCGGACGGAAGCCCTGCTGCACAAAGCCGTCAAGAAAGGGACCCTGACCAGAGCCTGA
- the LOC116747260 gene encoding melanoma-associated antigen 8-like yields MSELCQPEADPQAPVPAQGPVEAPLLGAAGEEAASPSSSASPGAPSVSAYAEPLPQEALGSLMVDLVVFLLLKCHSGEPTSEVEMLSTVLPEHRDHFPEVFRHACECLQVVFGLDVREVGPRDRTYVLVPTLGLTWDAVLRAGQRTCEDGLLVMVLTMITLFGERAPEEELRGALSKLGLCARRELLTEVWVQAGYLKYQQVPHSDPARYEFLWGPRAYAEASKWQVLEHLLRVNSMDPRFFPSVSAESVSDEEEGASASAAASPTSSSFSRGAGRGADPSL; encoded by the coding sequence ATGAGTGAGCTCTGCCAGCCTGAGGCCGACCCTCAGGCCCCAGTCCCGGCCCAGGGTCCGGTGGAGGCGCCGCTGctgggggctgcgggggaggAGGCCGCATCCCCCTCGTCCTCCGCCTCCCCTGGCGCCCCCTCCGTCTCCGCCTATGCCGAGCCCTTGCCCCAGGAGGCACTTGGTTCGCTGATGGTTGACCTGGTGGTGTTCCTGCTCCTCAAGTGTCATAGCGGGGAGCCGACCTCCGAGGTGGAGATGCTGAGTACGGTCCTCCCGGAGCATCGGGACCACTTCCCCGAGGTCTTCCGCCACGCTTGCGAGTGCCTGCAGGTGGTGTTTGGCTTGGATGTGAGGGAGGTGGGCCCCCGCGATCGCACCTACGTCCtggtccccaccctgggcctcacctgggatGCAGTGCTGAGGGCCGGGCAGCGCACGTGCGAGGACGGCCTCCTGGTGATGGTCCTGACCATGATCACCCTGTTCGGTGAGCGCGCCCCTGAGGAGGAGTTGCGGGGAGCGCTCAGCAAGCTGGGGTTGTGTGCCAGGAGGGAGCTGCTCACCGAAGTGTGGGTGCAGGCTGGCTACCTGAAGTACCAGCAGGTGCCCCACAGCGACCCTGCCCGCTACGAGTTCCTGTGGGGTCCCCGGGCCTACGCGGAGGCCAGCAAGTGGCAGGTCCTGGAGCATCTGCTCAGGGTCAATAGCATGGATCCCAGGTTCTTCCCATCCGTGTCTGCAGAGAGCGTGAGCGATGAGGAAGAGGGAGCCTCAGCCAGTGCAGCAGCCAGTCCCACGTCCAGCAGCTTCTCccgtggggcaggaaggggggctGATCCTTCACTCTGA